Proteins from a genomic interval of Acipenser ruthenus chromosome 46, fAciRut3.2 maternal haplotype, whole genome shotgun sequence:
- the LOC117397723 gene encoding E3 ubiquitin-protein ligase MARCHF5: MASVDEASEKHCWVCFATEREDRVAEWVSPCRCKGCTKWIHQACLQRWLDEKQKGNGAGGVSCPQCGTEYRIVFPKLGPLVYFLQQVDRALSRISPFAAAGVVVGTVYWSAVTYGAVTVMQVVGHKKGLDVMERADPLFLLMGLPTIPVMLVLGKMIRWEDYLLRLWQKHSGKLQLLSGLVPGIGRPVPRVPAEVGGGYASDHLSVSRTLCGALVFPSVASLVGRLLFRRVPSNLQRTVLGGIAFIAIKGALKVYYKQQQYLIQANRHILNYSEKEGGARGGQEEEELGENEDSGTE; this comes from the exons ATGGCTTCTGTCGACGAGGCTTCAGAAAA GCACTGCTGGGTCTGCTTTGCTACAGAGCGTGAGGACCGGGTTGCAGAGTGGGTGAGCCCTTGCCGGTGTAAAGGCTGCACCAAGTGGATCCACCAGGCCTGCCTGCAGCGCTGGCTGGACGAGAAGCAGAAAGGCAACGGGGCCGGAGGGGTCAGCTGTCCGCAGTGCGGGACGGAGTACAGGATCGTCTTCCCCAAACTGG GCCCGTTGGTGTACTTCCTCCAGCAAGTGGACCGAGCTCTGTCCAGAATCAGTCCCTTCGCAGCGGCCGGAGTGGTTGTAGGCACTGTGTACTGGTCAGCTGTGACATACGGAGCGGTCACTGTAATGCAG GTGGTGGGTCACAAGAAGGGTCTGGATGTGATGGAGCGGGCTGACCCCCTCTTTCTGCTCATGGGGCTCCCCACCATCCCTGTCATGCTAGTCCTGGGCAAGATGATCCGCTGGGAGGACTACCTGCTGCGACTCTGGCAGAAGCACTCGGGCAAGCTGCAGCTGCTCAGCGGCCTCGTGCCAG GTATCGGACGTCCTGTGCCGCGGGTCCCAGCTGAGGTGGGCGGAGGCTATGCCAGCGACCACCTGTCCGTGTCTCGCACCCTGTGCGGCGCCCTGGTCTTCCCCTCCGTCGCCAGCCTGGTAGGGAGGCTCCTTTTCCGAAGAGTGCCGTCCAATCTGCAGCGCACCGTGCTG GGTGGGATCGCCTTCATCGCTATCAAAGGAGCTCTGAAGGTTTATTACAAGCAGCAGCAGTACCTGATCCAGGCAAACCGGCACATCCTGAACTACTCCGAGAAAGAGGGAGGGGCGCGGGGggggcaggaggaggaggagctgggaGAGAACGAGGACAGCGGCACCGAATAG
- the LOC117968933 gene encoding neuropeptide Y receptor type 1-like: MELPKLLYLNSTGRRNSAQAWEDFLEASQCRSSVAGTTFLIVAYSTVIAVGLIGNTCLVFVISRQKEMRNVTNILIANLSCSDILMCIVCLPVTVIYTLMDRWILGEVLCKVTPFVQCMSVTVSIFSLVLIALERHQLIINPTGWKPVVGHSYLAVAVTWLVACFISLPFLSFNILTDAPFQNLSLSFDPFPDHFACMELWPSEKHRLAYATCLLLFQYCLPLSLVLLCYLRIFLRLRRRKDMVERSRDCSGGRKSGRRNSCRVNVMLASIVAVFALCWLPLNVFNTLFDWNHLAIPACQHNLIFSFCHLTAMASTCVNPVLYGFLNSNFQKEVKSILYRCRCGGTPESYESFPLSTVSTEVSKASTARNGSVSLNA; the protein is encoded by the coding sequence ATGGAGCTACCAAAGCTGCTTTACCTGAACAGCACCGGCCGGAGGAACAGCGCCCAAGCCTGGGAAGATTTCCTGGAAGCCAGCCAGTGCAGGAGCTCTGTCGCGGGGACCACCTTCCTGATCGTCGCCTACAGCACGGTGATCGCCGTGGGGCTGATCGGCAACACCTGCCTGGTGTTCGTCATCTCGCGGCAGAAGGAGATGCGGAACGTCACCAACATCCTCATCGCCAACCTCTCCTGCTCCGACATCCTCATGTGTATCGTGTGCCTGCCCGTCACCGTCATCTACACTCTGATGGACCGCTGGATCCTGGGGGAGGTGCTGTGCAAGGTCACCCCCTTCGTCCAGTGCATGTCGGTCACCGTTTCCATCTTCTCCCTGGTCCTCATTGCCCTGGAGAGGCACCAGCTCATCATCAACCCCACGGGCTGGAAACCGGTGGTTGGCCACTCCTACCTGGCGGTGGCCGTCACCTGGTTGGTAGCCTGCTTCATCTCCTTGCCCTTCCTGTCCTTCAACATCCTGACGGACGCCCCTTTCCAGAATCTCAGCCTGTCCTTTGATCCTTTCCCGGACCACTTTGCCTGCATGGAGCTCTGGCCCTCGGAGAAGCACCGCCTGGCCTACGCTACCTGCCTCCTCCTCTTCCAGTACTGCCTGCCCCTCTCCCTGGTTCTCCTCTGCTATCTCCGCATCTTCCTGAGGCTCCGGCGGAGAAAGGATATGGTGGAGCGCTCCAGGGATTGCAGCGGTGGGCGGAAGTCGGGCAGGAGGAACAGCTGCCGGGTCAACGTCATGCTGGCCTCCATTGTGGCGGTCTTTGCCCTCTGCTGGCTACCCCTCAACGTCTTCAACACGCTCTTCGACTGGAACCACCTGGCCATCCCCGCATGCCAGCACAACCTCATCTTCTCCTTCTGCCACCTCACCGCCATGGCCTCCACCTGCGTCAATCCCGTCCTCTACGGGTTCCTCAACAGCAACTTCCAGAAGGAGGTCAAGTCCATCCTGTACCGCTGCCGCTGCGGAGGGACCCCCGAGAGCTACGAGAGCTTCCCGCTCTCCACCGTCAGCACCGAGGTCTCCAAGGCATCCACTGCTCGTAACGGATCAGTCAGCCTCAATgcctag